A stretch of Lathyrus oleraceus cultivar Zhongwan6 chromosome 6, CAAS_Psat_ZW6_1.0, whole genome shotgun sequence DNA encodes these proteins:
- the LOC127093385 gene encoding uncharacterized protein LOC127093385 isoform X2 translates to MNKKGDSNKVGNQDVEGCQNSSLTVETENVNQESFIRQKIVEARDKLEKQKQDNRKKELDLLTNLLANLTIGGDSIDFSKMIDEKIKEIDAKIASLD, encoded by the exons ATGAATAAGAAGGGTGACTCGAATAAG GTAGGCAATCAAGATGTTGAGGGGTGTCAGAATTCATCTCTGACAGTTGAAACAGAGAATGTGAACCAAGAGAGTTTCATCCGACAGAAAATTGTTGAAGCTAGAGACAAATTGGAAAAGCAGAAACAAGACAATCGGAAGAAAGAGTTGGATCTTCTTACAAATCTGTTAGCCAACCTCACTATTGGTGGCGATTCAATTGATTTCAGCAAGATGATAGATGAGAAAATTAAGGAGATTGATGCTAAGATTGCTTCACTCGATTGA
- the LOC127093385 gene encoding uncharacterized protein LOC127093385 isoform X1 codes for MNKKGDSNKISHNSQVGNQDVEGCQNSSLTVETENVNQESFIRQKIVEARDKLEKQKQDNRKKELDLLTNLLANLTIGGDSIDFSKMIDEKIKEIDAKIASLD; via the exons ATGAATAAGAAGGGTGACTCGAATAAG ATCTCTCATAATTCACAGGTAGGCAATCAAGATGTTGAGGGGTGTCAGAATTCATCTCTGACAGTTGAAACAGAGAATGTGAACCAAGAGAGTTTCATCCGACAGAAAATTGTTGAAGCTAGAGACAAATTGGAAAAGCAGAAACAAGACAATCGGAAGAAAGAGTTGGATCTTCTTACAAATCTGTTAGCCAACCTCACTATTGGTGGCGATTCAATTGATTTCAGCAAGATGATAGATGAGAAAATTAAGGAGATTGATGCTAAGATTGCTTCACTCGATTGA